A single region of the Vicia villosa cultivar HV-30 ecotype Madison, WI linkage group LG4, Vvil1.0, whole genome shotgun sequence genome encodes:
- the LOC131596098 gene encoding LEAF RUST 10 DISEASE-RESISTANCE LOCUS RECEPTOR-LIKE PROTEIN KINASE-like 2.1 isoform X1, with the protein MWSGKIILLLFWLLLQQGSSSITPTEQGHVCPPSSCGKISIISYPFRLKHDPSHCGDSRYQLSCENNVTTLHLYSAKYHVESINYNNLTIRLVDPGLQQSNLSSLSRYSLSRSNFCDTYDYNNEQCNDPYHAVSDKERYFSEGAGYNELLFQHVVYLNCSHQVTNNSKYVNISSRFLKSETGYYIYVIAGDLIAEDFQVGCEVKLVSPTSWKWNLKGNSLTYDVIHKALVYGFEVSWLHLSCINLCGDSTLCYFNASNTPILQCFQQTMCLTFMGYWTTGSCGISSQMTSYAKDTITAIWIGEFFNLSTSFLPVEQTSLLLSSVFNITGLVEIIKGPNSNYEGQINYKVGLTVGHYVLPSLFAARLLFGVTFFISLLIYKWRKRHLSMYECIELYLQQENNLIPIRYSYKEIKKMAGGFKDKLGKGGFGSVFKGHLRSGPCVAIKMLDNSKGSGQDFINEVTTIGRIHHLNVVQLLGFCIEGSKRALVYEFMPNRSLDQFIFSKEGSVNLSYNQIHDISIGVARGIAYLHHGCEMKILHFDIKPHNILLDGNFVPKISDFGLAKLYPVQNNTITMTAAKGTIGYMAPELFYKNIGGVSYKADVYSFGMLLMEMASKRKNLNTNAAHSSQHYFPSWIYDQLEKEEEIEVENVTEEDMKIVKKMIIIALWCIQINPNNRPSMSKVVEMLQGEIKSLEMPPEPSIYPDEVISLDESTNSSQTISLDLISSKDSEENLTRPLVEKNY; encoded by the exons ATGTGGTCCGGGAAAATTATATTGCTACTGTTTTGGCTTCTACTCCAACAAGGTAGCAGCAGCATCACTCCAACTGAGCAAGGCCATGTTTGTCCACCTTCATCTTGTGGCAAAATTTCCATCATAAGTTATCCATTTCGATTAAAACATGACCCATCACATTGCGGTGACAGCAGGTATCAACTATCTTGTGAAAATAATGTAACAACTTTACATTTATACTCTGCAAAATATCATGTAGAATCCATAAACTACAACAATCTTACTATCCGGCTAGTTGATCCTGGACTCCAACAATCTAATCTCTCTTCACTTTCTCGCTATTCATTATCTCGATCAAACTTCTGTGATACTTATGATTACAACAACGAACAGTGCAATGATCCATACCATGCTGTTTCTGATAAAGAAAGATATTTCAGCGAGGGCGCAGGTTACAACGAGCTTCTTTTTCAGCATGTAGTTTACTTGAACTGTAGTCATCAGGTCACTAACAATTCTAAATACGTTAATATTTCTTCTCGTTTTCTCAAATCCGAAACTGGCTATTATATCTATGTTATAGCTGGTGATTTAATTGCTGAGGACTTTCAAGTTGGTTGTGAAGTGAAACTGGTTTCACCCACTTCTTGGAAGTGGAATTTGAAAGGAAATAGTCTCACCTATGATGTGATTCACAAGGCATTAGTGTATGGGTTTGAGGTATCATGGTTGCATCTTTCTTGTATTAATCTTTGTGGAGATTCGACGCTATGTTACTTCAATGCTTCCAATACTCCAATTCTTCAATGCTTTCAACAAACAATGTGCCTTACTTTCATGGGATATTGGACCACTGGTAGTTGCG GGATATCGTCTCAGATGACTTCATATGCTAAAG ATACTATCACTGCTATCTGGATAGGTGAGTTCTTTAATCTTTCGACTTCTTTTTTACCCGTAGAGCAAACCTCATTGTTATTGTCATCTGTATTTAACATTACAGGACTGGTTGAAATAATCAAAGGGCCAAACTCAAATTATGAAGGTCAGATCAACTATAAAGTAGGATTGACCGTAGGACACTATGTTCTGCCATCGTTATTCGCGGCTAGATTGCTCTTTGGAGTAACATTTTTTATTTCACTGCTGATATACAAATGGAGGAAAAGACACTTGTCCATGTATGAATGTATTGAACTATATTTACAACAAGAAAACAATTTGATACCCATTAGATACTCATATAAAGAAATTAAGAAAATGGCTGGAGGTTTCAAAGATAAGTTGGGTAAAGGAGGATTTGGCTCTGTGTTTAAGGGACACCTGCGTAGTGGACCTTGTGTGGCGATCAAGATGTTGGATAATTCAAAAGGTAGTGGACAAGATTTCATTAATGAAGTTACGACCATTGGAAGAATACATCATTTGAATGTGGTGCAATTACTTGGATTTTGTATTGAAGGATCAAAACGCGCTCTTGTTTATGAGTTCATGCCTAATAGATCGCTTGATCAATTTATTTTCTCTAAAGAAGGGAGTGTAAATTTAAGCTACAACCAAATTCATGATATTTCAATTGGAGTAGCACGTGGGATTGCTTATCTCCACCATGGATGTGAAATGAAGATTTTGCATTTTGATATCAAGCCCCACAATATCTTGCTTGATGGGAACTTCGTCCCAAAGATATCGGATTTTGGACTCGCGAAGCTATATCCAGTCCAAAATAACACTATCACAATGACTGCGGCTAAAGGCACAATTGGATATATGgctcctgaattgttctacaaAAATATTGGAGGAGTGTCATATAAGGCCGATGTTTATAGCTTTGGGATGCTTTTGATGGAGATGGCAAGCAAGAGAAAAAACTTGAATACTAATGCAGCGCATTCAAGTCAACATTATTTCCCTTCTTGGATTTATGATCAACTTGAGAAAGAGGAAGAGATAGAAGTTGAAAACGTGACAGAGGAGGACATGAAAATAGTAAAGAAGATGATCATAATTGCTCTTTGGTGTATACAAATTAATCCAAATAATCGCCCATCAATGAGTAAAGTAGTGGAGATGCTTCAAGGAGAAATTAAAAGTCTTGAAATGCCTCCAGAGCCATCCATTTATCCAGATGAAGTGATTTCGCTAGACGAATCAACCAACTCAAGCCAAACAATATCGCTTGACTTGATTAGTTCtaaggattctgaagaaaactTAACTAGACCTCTTGTAGAGAAAAATTACTGA
- the LOC131596098 gene encoding LEAF RUST 10 DISEASE-RESISTANCE LOCUS RECEPTOR-LIKE PROTEIN KINASE-like 2.1 isoform X2: MWSGKIILLLFWLLLQQGSSSITPTEQGHVCPPSSCGKISIISYPFRLKHDPSHCGDSRYQLSCENNVTTLHLYSAKYHVESINYNNLTIRLVDPGLQQSNLSSLSRYSLSRSNFCDTYDYNNEQCNDPYHAVSDKERYFSEGAGYNELLFQHVVYLNCSHQVTNNSKYVNISSRFLKSETGYYIYVIAGDLIAEDFQVGCEVKLVSPTSWKWNLKGNSLTYDVIHKALVYGFEVSWLHLSCINLCGDSTLCYFNASNTPILQCFQQTMCLTFMGYWTTGSCGISSQMTSYAKDTITAIWIGLVEIIKGPNSNYEGQINYKVGLTVGHYVLPSLFAARLLFGVTFFISLLIYKWRKRHLSMYECIELYLQQENNLIPIRYSYKEIKKMAGGFKDKLGKGGFGSVFKGHLRSGPCVAIKMLDNSKGSGQDFINEVTTIGRIHHLNVVQLLGFCIEGSKRALVYEFMPNRSLDQFIFSKEGSVNLSYNQIHDISIGVARGIAYLHHGCEMKILHFDIKPHNILLDGNFVPKISDFGLAKLYPVQNNTITMTAAKGTIGYMAPELFYKNIGGVSYKADVYSFGMLLMEMASKRKNLNTNAAHSSQHYFPSWIYDQLEKEEEIEVENVTEEDMKIVKKMIIIALWCIQINPNNRPSMSKVVEMLQGEIKSLEMPPEPSIYPDEVISLDESTNSSQTISLDLISSKDSEENLTRPLVEKNY, encoded by the exons ATGTGGTCCGGGAAAATTATATTGCTACTGTTTTGGCTTCTACTCCAACAAGGTAGCAGCAGCATCACTCCAACTGAGCAAGGCCATGTTTGTCCACCTTCATCTTGTGGCAAAATTTCCATCATAAGTTATCCATTTCGATTAAAACATGACCCATCACATTGCGGTGACAGCAGGTATCAACTATCTTGTGAAAATAATGTAACAACTTTACATTTATACTCTGCAAAATATCATGTAGAATCCATAAACTACAACAATCTTACTATCCGGCTAGTTGATCCTGGACTCCAACAATCTAATCTCTCTTCACTTTCTCGCTATTCATTATCTCGATCAAACTTCTGTGATACTTATGATTACAACAACGAACAGTGCAATGATCCATACCATGCTGTTTCTGATAAAGAAAGATATTTCAGCGAGGGCGCAGGTTACAACGAGCTTCTTTTTCAGCATGTAGTTTACTTGAACTGTAGTCATCAGGTCACTAACAATTCTAAATACGTTAATATTTCTTCTCGTTTTCTCAAATCCGAAACTGGCTATTATATCTATGTTATAGCTGGTGATTTAATTGCTGAGGACTTTCAAGTTGGTTGTGAAGTGAAACTGGTTTCACCCACTTCTTGGAAGTGGAATTTGAAAGGAAATAGTCTCACCTATGATGTGATTCACAAGGCATTAGTGTATGGGTTTGAGGTATCATGGTTGCATCTTTCTTGTATTAATCTTTGTGGAGATTCGACGCTATGTTACTTCAATGCTTCCAATACTCCAATTCTTCAATGCTTTCAACAAACAATGTGCCTTACTTTCATGGGATATTGGACCACTGGTAGTTGCG GGATATCGTCTCAGATGACTTCATATGCTAAAG ATACTATCACTGCTATCTGGATAG GACTGGTTGAAATAATCAAAGGGCCAAACTCAAATTATGAAGGTCAGATCAACTATAAAGTAGGATTGACCGTAGGACACTATGTTCTGCCATCGTTATTCGCGGCTAGATTGCTCTTTGGAGTAACATTTTTTATTTCACTGCTGATATACAAATGGAGGAAAAGACACTTGTCCATGTATGAATGTATTGAACTATATTTACAACAAGAAAACAATTTGATACCCATTAGATACTCATATAAAGAAATTAAGAAAATGGCTGGAGGTTTCAAAGATAAGTTGGGTAAAGGAGGATTTGGCTCTGTGTTTAAGGGACACCTGCGTAGTGGACCTTGTGTGGCGATCAAGATGTTGGATAATTCAAAAGGTAGTGGACAAGATTTCATTAATGAAGTTACGACCATTGGAAGAATACATCATTTGAATGTGGTGCAATTACTTGGATTTTGTATTGAAGGATCAAAACGCGCTCTTGTTTATGAGTTCATGCCTAATAGATCGCTTGATCAATTTATTTTCTCTAAAGAAGGGAGTGTAAATTTAAGCTACAACCAAATTCATGATATTTCAATTGGAGTAGCACGTGGGATTGCTTATCTCCACCATGGATGTGAAATGAAGATTTTGCATTTTGATATCAAGCCCCACAATATCTTGCTTGATGGGAACTTCGTCCCAAAGATATCGGATTTTGGACTCGCGAAGCTATATCCAGTCCAAAATAACACTATCACAATGACTGCGGCTAAAGGCACAATTGGATATATGgctcctgaattgttctacaaAAATATTGGAGGAGTGTCATATAAGGCCGATGTTTATAGCTTTGGGATGCTTTTGATGGAGATGGCAAGCAAGAGAAAAAACTTGAATACTAATGCAGCGCATTCAAGTCAACATTATTTCCCTTCTTGGATTTATGATCAACTTGAGAAAGAGGAAGAGATAGAAGTTGAAAACGTGACAGAGGAGGACATGAAAATAGTAAAGAAGATGATCATAATTGCTCTTTGGTGTATACAAATTAATCCAAATAATCGCCCATCAATGAGTAAAGTAGTGGAGATGCTTCAAGGAGAAATTAAAAGTCTTGAAATGCCTCCAGAGCCATCCATTTATCCAGATGAAGTGATTTCGCTAGACGAATCAACCAACTCAAGCCAAACAATATCGCTTGACTTGATTAGTTCtaaggattctgaagaaaactTAACTAGACCTCTTGTAGAGAAAAATTACTGA
- the LOC131596097 gene encoding wall-associated receptor kinase 2-like, protein MKPNTNLTLLYTTFLVTISIITIFASDESFSSSLPGCKNTCGDITIPYPFGISESSSPNQGSCFLEPKFNLTCENNTKLIWGDVPVLDINILQGQLELLCFVSSYCDSKNYSQPTLDTASFSISRKENKFITIGCDHYGFIDSNYDQETYTTGCLTRCNGNRRRIENGTCSGIGCCQVDIPPMMRNISVNVFEFTNSTESFGCAHSFVVKNGFYNFSVTDLDDFPDEKLPLILDWSVGSKNCEASKGEDGYACKKNSDCDDKDIEFGYQCKCKKGYEGNPYHPDGCQDIDECKTSNNTCLSDEHCRNKDGFYECFCPNGQSGNGTLEGGCGRRDVITKVAIGASAGLTVLFVAISSLYLTCQKRKLIKLKQKFFQQNGGFILQQQLSTREDTSQSAQIFTEQELKKATNNYDESLIIGRGGYGTVFKGILSDNKVVAVKKSKIIDENQIEQFINEVVVLSQINHRNVVKLLGCCLETEVPSLVYEFVSNGTLFDFMHSTKDKENNPTWQTRLRIAAETAGALSYLHSSASIPIIHRDVKSTNILLDDNYTAKVSDFGASRLVPLDQTEIATMVQGTLGYLDPEYMQTHQLTEKSDVYSFGVVLAELLTGDKPISFNRPEENISLAMHFLSCLKQDRIFEAIEVGVMNDDNKNEIMEVAILAARCLRLRGDERPSMKEVAMELEGIRLMEKHPWNETDQDFEENQRLLQQATSSIYNESGDSYNLGFTVGYDSLKDQPLIALDDGR, encoded by the exons ATGAAACCAAACACAAATCTCACACTATTATACACAACTTTCTTGGTTACAATATCCATAATAACAATATTTGCATCTGACGAATCCTTTTCTTCATCCTTACCCGGTTGCAAAAACACATGTGGAGACATAACAATTCCATATCCATTTGGTATATCAGaatcatcatcaccaaatcaAGGATCATGTTTTCTAGAGCCCAAATTCAACCTCACATGTGAAAACAACACAAAGTTAATATGGGGTGATGTTCCTGTTTTAGACATAAACATCCTCCAAGGTCAACTTGAACTCTTGTGTTTTGTCTCAAGTTACTGTGACAGCAAAAACTACAGCCAACCAACTTTAGACACTGCCAGTTTCAGCATATCAAGAAAGGAAAACAAGTTCATAACTATTGGTTGTGACCATTACGGTTTCATCGATAGCAATTACGACCAAGAGACATACACAACGGggtgtttaacaagatgtaacgGTAATCGGAGGAGAATCGAGAACGGGACGTGTTCGGGGATCGGTTGTTGTCAAGTTGATATTCCACCTATGATGAGGAATATAAGTGTTAATGTTTTTGAGTTTACTAATTCGACGGAGTCGTTTGGATGTGCACATTCGTTTGTTGTTAAGAATGGATTTTATAATTTTTCTGTTACTGATTTGGATGATTTTCCTGATGAGAAGCttcctttgattcttgattggAGTGTGGGGAGTAAAAATTGTGAGGCTTCCAAGGGTGAAGATGGTTATGCTTGCAAGAAGAATAGTGATTGTGATGATAAGGATATTGAGTTTGGTTATCAATGTAAATGTAAGAAGGGTTATGAAGGAAATCCTTATCATCCAGATGGCTGCCAAG ACATCGACGAATGCAAGACTTCGAATAACACATGCCTAAGTGATGAACATTGTCGCAACAAAGATGGATTTTACGAATGTTTTTGCCCTAATGGACAATCGGGAAATGGAACATTGGAAGGAGGGTGTGGTAGACGAGACGTAATTACTAAGGTTGCCATTG GAGCAAGTGCTGGGCTAACTGTCCTATTTGTGGCGATTTCTTCTCTATACTTGACTTGTCAAAAAAGGAAACTCATCAAACTAAAACAAAagttctttcaacaaaatggtggTTTCATTTTGCAACAACAACTCTCCACAAGAGAAGATACATCTCAATCAGCTCAAATATTCACAGAACAGGAACTAAAAAAAGCCACCAACAATTACGATGAAAGCTTAATCATCGGTAGAGGAGGTTACGGTACAGTCTTCAAAGGAATTTTATCCGACAACAAAGTGGTTGCagtcaaaaaatccaaaataatagACGAAAATCAAATCGAGCAATTCATTAACGAGGTAGTTGTTCTGTCTCAAATAAATCATAGGAATGTCGTCAAACTCTTAGGATGTTGTTTGGAAACAGAAGTTCCTTCTCTAGTTTATGAATTCGTTAGCAACGGTACACTTTTCGATTTCATGCATAGTACTAAAGATAAAGAAAATAATCCAACATGGCAAACGCGTTTAAGAATCGCAGCAGAAACAGCCGGAGCTTTATCGTATCTACATTCATCTGCATCAATACCAATTATTCATAGAGATGTTAAGAGTACCAACATTCTCTTGGATGATAATTACACTGCAAAAGTTTCCGATTTCGGGGCATCAAGATTGGTTCCGCTCGATCAAACTGAGATAGCAACAATGGTGCAAGGAACACTCGGATACTTAGATCCAGAGTATATGCAAACACATCAATTAACCGAGAAAAGTGATGTGTACAGCTTCGGAGTAGTTCTTGCGGAACTACTAACCGGGGATAAACCTATTTCGTTTAATAGGCCCGAAGAGAATATTAGTCTTGCTATGCATTTTTTGTCTTGTTTGAAACAAGATAGAATTTTCGAAGCTATTGAAGTTGGAGTTATGAATGATGATAACAAGAATGAGATTATGGAGGTTGCTATTCTTGCAGCAAGGTGTTTGAGACTTAGAGGAGATGAAAGACCTAGCATGAAGGAAGTGGCTATGGAGTTGGAAGGTATAAGGTTGATGGAGAAGCATCCTTGGAATGAAACAGACCAAGATTTTGAGGAGAATCAACGGTTACTTCAGCAAGCAACTAGTAGCATTTATAATGAAAGCGGCGATAGCTATAATCTTGGTTTTACTGTTGGGTATGATAGCTTGAAAGATCAACCATTGATTGCATTGGATGATGGAAGATGa